Proteins encoded in a region of the Phoenix dactylifera cultivar Barhee BC4 chromosome 3, palm_55x_up_171113_PBpolish2nd_filt_p, whole genome shotgun sequence genome:
- the LOC103718077 gene encoding uncharacterized protein At5g39865-like codes for MWPRWRKGSLHEEPAAPPIHSSFSFPTLKDVHSLLRDEEEISSAAGNSPRRPSVFHRVRISAAALRTWRTLPDPSPVPAGQEKRIVLYYTSLRVIRKTFEDCRAVRSILRGFRVAVDERDVAMDSGFLAELKVLLGRHRGQRLGLPQVFIGGRYVGGEEEIRQLHESGELRRFVEGVAPAAPAGCERCGGLAFVLCGSCSGSHKRYTEKSGFRSCTACNENGLVRCPDCCLPSL; via the coding sequence ATGTGGCCGCGGTGGCGCAAGGGCTCGCTGCACGAGGAACCAGCTGCCCCCCCGATccactcctccttctccttccccaCTCTGAAGGACGTCCACTCGCTCCTCCGAGACGAGGAGGAGATCTCCTCGGCTGCCGGTAACTCCCCCCGGAGGCCCTCCGTCTTCCACCGCGTCCGGATCTCCGCCGCCGCCCTCCGCACCTGGCGCACCCTCCCGGACCCGAGCCCCGTGCCGGCCGGCCAGGAGAAACGTATCGTGCTCTACTACACCAGCCTCCGCGTGATCCGCAAGACGTTCGAGGACTGCCGCGCCGTGCGGTCCATCCTCCGGGGGTTCCGCGTGGCCGTCGACGAGCGGGATGTGGCCATGGACTCCGGATTCCTGGCGGAGCTGAAGGTGCTCCTGGGGCGGCACCGGGGGCAGCGGCTGGGGCTCCCCCAGGTGTTCATCGGGGGGCGGTACGTCGGCGGGGAGGAGGAGATCCGGCAGCTCCACGAGTCCGGCGAGCTCCGGCGGTTCGTGGAGGGGGTGGCGCCAGCGGCGCCGGCGGGCTGCGAGCGGTGCGGTGGGTTGGCGTTCGTGCTCTGCGGGAGCTGCAGCGGCAGCCACAAGCGGTACACCGAGAAGAGTGGGTTCCGGAGCTGCACCGCCTGCAACGAGAATGGGCTCGTCCGGTGCCCCGATTGCTGCCTCCCGTCCCTCTGA